GTTTTCATATTGCCAGGATTGCGGATCGTTCCAGTTAACGCGCTACCGGCAAATGCGGAGGTATTAACCAGTGCCGCCGTCAGTTCACGCTGCAACGCGGTTTGTAACGCTTCGGAAGGATAACGTTTCGGGTAAAATCCTGCTTTCATCGCGGCTTTTACGCCGGTGTTGGATATTCCCGGGTTTTGCGCGCGAATAATTTCCTCGGTGATGCGTTTACGTTCTGCACGGCTTAAATTCTTCAGCCAGTTTGTTACGCTGGAAGAGGTTGCGCCTTTCATCAGCTTGTAGGTTTCCAGGGTACTTTTTAATCCGGCCCCGGCACCAGCCAGGGAAAGAATATCCAGTGCTGTGCTGGTCGTGACATACCACGATTCACTGTCCAGCCAGGTTACCACTTCGTCATTATTGGTGGCGATCAGTGAGATGCGGCCCAGCCCGATCGCGCATTGCGCCACGGTGGCTACCGTTCCGGCAGTAATGATCGCCGCCACCACGCCTGAAGCCCCGGCCGTCAACGGTACGGCAGCGCCAGCGCCCAGTGCGAGAACGCCGGTGACAACGGCGGCTCCGCAAGAAATGGCCGTCGACGTAATTTCATTTGCCAGTGAAGGTGCCTGAATCGTCGTATTGATCGCTTGAGCGGCACTGTAGGTGGATTGAGAATTGACTTTTGTAACAATAACATGGCTGACGGTGCTTTGATTTGGCGTGGCGATCCGCCGCGAAGGACGTACCAGCCATTGACGCGGACCGTCCGAATAAATAATGCCAACCTGGTGAAAACTGCGGGTACAGTCGAGTTGATTACCCAGTGAAGTAAAGTCAAAGTCATCACCGGGGGCCAGGCCCAGGCTGCGTGCAAGACCGTAATCGGGAAGGTTATTACCAGAGAGTTGGCCGGGGAAGGTCATTGAGTCGCTCCATCGTTAATGTTCTTATGTGTTTGAGATGTTAAGAATAAATGGCATACCGTGGTAAACAATTAAGAATAATCTGAATGAATTATATACAGCCGATAAATGGATGAAGCTTACAGATCGGGTGCCGGAGTGAAAACGCGCAGTGCGGCATTTATTGGCGGAAATGGAAAAGGTGAATGATGACAGAGGATTTACAACCGCAGATTGTGCAATACGAACGGCAGCTTCATCGACCAGAAATTCGCAGCCAGAAGATTGCCATTGAGAAGTTGCTGCACAGACATTTTTTCGAGATTGGTCGTTCGGGAAAACGATACGACAGGCAGCAAGTTATCGATTCATTATTGGCAGAAACAGACCGACAGCAAATCGCGTCGGAGGAATTCGCATTAACGCAGATCGAAAGCGGAACGCTGTTACTGACATACCGGACGTTCAGGCAAAGTCCGTCGGGAGAGAAAACGCACCGCACATTGCGCACATCGTTATGGGTCAGAAATGAAGATGGTCGCTGGCAAATGATTTTTCATCAGGGAACGCCTGAAGCGGATTGAGCGGTCTGCCTGAAAAGCCGGAAACCAAGGATAAAACAGGCAACACAATCACAGGTGCGAAATGCTGGATTCTGCCTGATTACATGTCAGTACGCATAATGTATATTATGTTAAATTGCATGTATGGGTTAGTAACTTCATAAACCCAGGCTACACTCCCGGCCCCATTCACGCAGGCGTGCCAGCGTCAGTTCTTTTTGCCAGCACGTCCTGCAACATCGCCTTCTCGGGGCTCAGATCGGCCCCCCGTTTCTTCAGCCGCAGATTTTCCTCTCCAACTGGCGCAGGTGCTTCAGCTCAGAGGGAGAAATGCCGCCGTATTTCATGTGCCACGTATAGAATTATTACAACGCCAGTTTCAGTATTTCCTCTACTTTCTCTGTCGTAATATTCGCATGCTCACCCAGGGCGACATGGCCGTGTTCTTTCAGTTTTTATGAAAAATAAAATTTTGCATAATTAGACCTTGTCAATACATGCGGATAAGTAAATAAAATCGCGTCTATTTCGCTTATAGCACTCAGGCAGATAAATGGCTGACTAACTCGCTACTCAAATGATTCATTCTTTCGGGAGAAACATTCACGGCATTATAAATCACCAGTGGCTGGAGATATTTCATTCCTACATATAGTGCAGAGGCTTTCATCGGAGCCAGTACGTCAGCCATGCTACTTTTAATAAGTCCGTCTGCTGAATACATTTGCTCCGCGGCACCGGCTGAAGTGACTACCATCATTTCCTTGTTCTTCAGTGCATGACCATCAGGACCAAATGCCCACCCATAACTCCAGACCTCGTTTAAATAAGATTTGAGATTGGGGGTAAGGTTAAACCAGTGTGTCGGATACATAAATATGACCCTGTCAACGCCATCATACGCATCTTGTTCTTCAGCAATATTAAATACGATGTCCCGTGTAGCATAAATAGCTTCGAGATCCCGGACAACAACATTCACCATCGATTCTGCTGTTTCTTTTAGCGCTTTAATAACATGGGAATGTTCGGGATAAGGATGAGAAACAATCACTAAGGTTTTCATATTGATACCTTTTATCAATCTTCAATTTATTAATTGATGACATAGAATTATCTATTACCCGCTATTAACTCATGATAAGTTAATAGCGGACTGAATATCCATACGGTAATACCTTCCCCCACATTTAACGCATGAATATTTTTAATGCGCTCTGCCATCTGAGTATCGTAGATTATAACAATGCAATGGCCTATATTTTCGGCCACCGCATCAGAGAACACCGGAAGGTATTATTGCTTATTTGTTAAGGTATTTATTAAAGAATGCTGTTATATCATTGAACGGGATTTTATCCATACGATCATACAAATCAACATGAGTGGCATCTTTAACAATCAGAAGCTCTTTTGGCTGATTCGCCGCTTCATATGCCGTTTTGGAGAAATAAAGCGAATTCATGCCCGTCAGTCTGTTAACGCCGCTTGCCAGAGATTTAGGGATCACTGAAGGCACTGCCGGCCAGGGAATGACGATTTCGGGGGTCTTTGCCGTCGTGACAAGTCTTACCGTACGCAGGCTCGCTGGAGGGCTGAACCGTAAGTTTCTTTTACTGGCATTAACCGCCCTGATGGGCATATCGGCCATGATCGTCGCTCTGGCGCCTAACTTTGCTGTCTATATGTTGGGCCGCGCGCTGATCGGTGTGGTGATTGGCGGCTTCTGGTCAATGTCTGTCGCCACAGCTGTAAGACTGGTACATATCAGCCACGTTCCGCGTGCGCTGGCCGTTTTCAATGGCGGAAATGCCTTGGCGACGGTAGTGGCCGCTCCACTTGGTAGCTATCTTACGGCTGTCATCAGCTGGCGAGGTGCATTTCTGTGCTTAGTGCCTGTAGCTATGGTCACGTTCGTCTGGCAATGGGTAAGCCTCCCCTCCATGGAAACTGGCAAGTCCCGTAATACTGGCTCAACCATTGCCTCGCTTTTACGGAAGAAAAATGTCGCAATGGGTATGTGCGCCGCCGGTATCTTTTTTATGGGGCAATTTACTCTTTTTACCTATGTCAGACCTTTCCTGGAGAATGTCACTAAAGTTAATTCAGGCGCAGTAACGCTGATATTGTTAATGATTGGAATAGCAGGAGTCGTGGGAACGACGGCGATTGGGTTTGTGATCAAAAACCGCCTCTATCAGACACTCATTACAATACCGCTGGTTATGGCTTCAGTTGCAGTGATTCTTATCCCCATGGGTAACAACGTACTGGCAGTATGTGTTTTATTGGGGGTATGGGGTGTGCTGTCAACAGCTGCACCGGTAGGATGGTGGAGTTGGGTTGCTCATGCGACTGCATCTGATACTGAATCAGGTGGAGGTCTGATGGTTGCTACAGTCCAGTTTTCGATTGCGCTAGGTTCTACGTTGGGTGGGGTTTTGTTTGACCAGTTTGGTTTTCAGAGCACGTTCGGACTGAGCGCAGGGATACTTATCATCTCAGCAGTGTTGACTCGGTGGGCATCGAAGCAAAAAATAATGCGTTAAAACGTGAGATGCTGATGCAAACGTTTTTCAACAGCGGCTTGGGTGCAGCACTATCACGCTGCACCCACCTACCCTTTATTCCAGCGCCAGCAGCGCGAAACTGGCCAGCCAGTGGCCGCCGCTATAATGACTTCCCACCACATGTTCTACGCTTGCCGCAAGATGGCGTTTCACAGCATCGTTTAACGCTTTTTGCCCGGCATGATTTTCCGGTAACGCCTTCGCGATATGTTTCATGCACCAGGCGCGGCTGAGATTTAGCCCGTCAAGATGGGCAATTTTCGGATCGGTACGATCGCTGACTTCCGCCGGATTCATCAGCGCCGAAACCGACGCCACATCCGGTAAGAACGCATCGAACCAGGCCGGGAAATCGGCGGTGACTTTACTCATTAACAGCGCTTCGGTCAGCGCACCCGAAATATACTCATCGCCGCCTGGCTCATAGTGCGCAGGATAATTGGTATCAGCCAGGTAATAGCGGTTTGCAGCATCCAGAATGGCCTGCTCAAGCGGCCGATCCGCAAGCGCGCGGGCGTAATCCAGCGCCAGTGCCAGCGCAAACGCCGTGTTGTAATGCGTGCCAACACGGATGGGATACGTCAACTTGCTGAGATAATCCATCAGCCTGACGCGAATATCCTGGGTTAAAGGCTCCAGTACCTGATGCCAGCCTTGCGTCTGCGGCAGTGATGAGTGCTTCAGCTCCTGAGCCAGCGCCAGCAGCCAGCCGTAGCCATAAGGGCGCTCAAACGAGGCGCGGAACGGCGCGTTAAAATAGGCCACTTCCTGCGCAACCTTCTCTTGTGTCAGGTGCTCATCAAAAAGCGCGGTGATCTCCGATTTGCACGCCAGATCCGGGTAAAGACGCACGCAGCGCAGCAACAGCCAGTAACCGTGTACCGCGGAGTGCCAGTCAAAGCAGCCGTAAAAGATGGGATGCAGTTCTCGTGGCGGCAAGACATCACCATCATCATTAAGCAAATGCATAATGTGATTCGGGTATTCCTGACGTAAATAGGTTAACGGCATGCGGGCAAAGGCTTCTGCCTGATGTTGAGTTAATTGCATAACTGCTCCTTAAGTCGTTGCCGCGCTTAGCGAAACACGAGGAAATACATTAAGAACACGTTAACCACCAGCAGGGTTAACGCCGTCGGGATCTGAATCTTAATCACCTGGTATTTATCCTTCAGTTCCAGTAACGCGGCGGGGACGATATTAAAATTCGCCGCCATCGGCGTCATCAACGTGCCGCAATATCCTGCGTACATACCAATCGCCAGCAAGGGGGCCGGGTTGCCGTGATGCACATTAATCAGGAACGGCAAGGCGATACCGGCACTCAATACCGGAAAAGCAGCGAAGGCGTTGCCCATAATCATGGTGAAGAGCGCCATGCCAATGCAGTAAATCACCACCAGCATGAAACGGTTATCCGGGTTCACAAACAGGCTTACCACCTTTTGCACCGATTGGCCTGTATCAGCCACCACGAATACGCCGCCCAGCATGGCGAGCATTTGCGGAAGGATCACCGCCCAGCCAATCGTATCCACCAGGCGCCGGGACTGGCGAATAGCATGTAGCGGCGTTCCGCGCGTCAGCCACCAGCCCGTCAGGATCGCGGCGACGCAGGCGACGCATAAAGCAGCCAGCGTGAGTTGTTTCTGGTCGAGCAGATAAACGCCGCCGACAGCAACGCCTTTCAGAAATAACGTCCCCACCACTGTTACTAACGGGATCATCAGCGCTGGCAAGAAAAGCCAGTTTTTCAAGCGATCCGAGGAGGCAATGCGCTCAGCCTCGGTAGACATTTTGTAATGCCCCTTTCCTACCAGGCCAAACCCAGCAAGCAGTGCGATGACAATAACGCCGCCGCCAATAATTCGGTAGGCCAGCGATTTACCCAGTTCCTGAACCATCAGATCGCCGAACAGGAAAATCCCGCCGAACAAAAACCAGAACAGCGCCGTCGTAAAGCGCTTAGGATTGCCGCGATCCCGTAATGTCATGATTACCAGCAGCATCACGACAAAACCGATCAGGTAATAAACGCGGTTAATGGTCATCAACGTCATCATTGAACGATCTCCTGCGCGCCCTGCTCTGCTTTCCATGCCATCACGTCGCGACGGATGCTGGCATCCAGACGCAGCAAGCGCGTCATATGAATAATCAATGCCGAAAGCGCAGTGGGAATGGCCCATAAGCCGATATGCAGCGGTTCAATCCCTTCAATACCGTTTTCCTTCAGGAACGCATCGATCAGTAACACCGCGCCGAAGGCGATAAAGATATCTTCACCAAAGAAGACCGCAATGTTGTCGCACGCGGCAGCATGCGCTTTGATTTTGTCGCGGATATGCTGGGGTAATTCGCCGTATTCATTCAACGCGGCCCCTTCGGCCATTGGCGCCAGCAGTGGACGAACCGTTTGCGCATGCCCGCCAAGCGACATCAAGCCCAGCGCCGCCGTTCCCTCACGCGCGACAAAATAGAGCATCAAAATCCGTGCCGATGTCGCGCTGGCAATCTTTGCCACCCAGGCCTGCGCTCGCTCTTTCAGACCGTAATACTCCAGCAGTCCGATAACCGGCAGGATCAAAATAAAAGTGGCCAGCGAGCGGCTATTGACGAACTTTTCGCCAAAGGTTTCCAGCAGCGTCCCGAAATCCATTCCCACTAACAATCCGGTAGTCAACCCTGCAACAACGACCACCAACAGCGGGTTGAAGCGCAGTGCAAAACCAATAACCACTATCGGTATGCCGATAAGTGGCAGCAGTGTAGAACCGTCCATAACGTTTACCCTATCTAAAGTGAGCGTTGCGCGCCGATGGCGATTTTTTTAATACTTCGTATTCAAACGAAGCGTGGTGCATTGCGGCGAGCGATGTTGTGTATTGCGACAGCCCTGCGGTGTTCACAGAACCGGTATGAAAAGCTATATCTGAACCGCAAAAATATGTAAACGATTTATCAATAAAATGTTCTTATTTTATCGTTTTCAGTTTACATTTTTGGCTAAGAGTCACACTCCCGTAAGGAACGTTATGAACTCAAAAAAGAGCGCCACATCAACAACTAGCGACGATATTGCGGATGGCCGTATCGTCTCTTCACGCCATCTGGTTTCCGAACGCTGCGCTGAATTATCGGAGCTGGAATATGCATTGATCATGACCAGCAACGCCTTCAACAAATGGATGGTGCGCTGTATGACCGCAGCAGGTGAACCTGATATGGGGGCTTTTGATGTCTCACTTCTGCATCATGTGAATCATCGCAATCGTAAGAAAAAACTGGCAGATATCTGTTTTGTTCTGAACGTAGAAGATACGCATGTGGTGACCTACGCCCTGAAAAAGCTGATCAAAGCAGGCTACGTGACGAGCGAAAAAGCCGGAAAGGAACTCTTTTTCTCCACGACCGATGAAGGAAAAGCGTTATGCATGAAATACCGCGATGTGCGTGAAGCCTGCCTGATCAGTATTCATGCGGAAAGCGGGATCCCGGGGCAATCCATTGGCGAAACGGCGCAGCTTTTACGCACCATCTCCTCCCTTTACGACACGGCCGCCCGCACTGCCGCGTCGCTGTGAAATTGCCCGCCTCTCCAGATGGAGAGGCCGTTTTCAGCGGTTTATCACCTGTGAGGTATCACCGGCGAAAAAGCGCACCACGTTATCGAAGGCCGTTTTGAAATATAACTCATAGCTGGCGGTTTCCACATAACCCAGATGCGGCGTACAGAGCACATTCGGCATTTCCAGGTAAGGGTTATGCGTATCGTATACAGGCTCTTGTTCGTAGACATCCAGCGCGGCATATCCGGGGCGCCCCTGGCGCAGCGCGTGGTAAAGCGCGCCTCCGGCAACCAGTTCTGCGCGGCTGGTATTGACGAATAATGCATCCGTTTTCATCAGTGCGAGATCGGCGGAAGTAATATTGCCTTCCGTTTGCGCCACTAAACGTTGATGCACGGTAATCACATCAGAAGTTGCGAAAAACTGCTCGCGATTTTCCGGCACCCGCAACCCGGCGGCACGAGCCTCTTGCTGTGCGCGTTCACTTCCCCACACCTGAACCTGCATATCAAATGCCTGCGCATAGCTGGCAATTCGCTTACCGATTTTGCCGTATCCAAGGATCCCTAAAACCTGTTTATTCACCGCCGATCCGATTTCCGTTTGCCAACGCCCCTCTTTCATGGCATTCACCGAAGAAACGAATTTTCTTCTGGATGCCATAATCAAGAGCCACGTTAATTCAGCGGGTGCCACCGGAGAACCGACACCTTCGACAACAGCGACACCGGCCCGCGTGCAGGCGTCAATATCCACATTTCTTGCCAGCTTACCCGTTTGGCTAATTAACTTCAGATTCGGTGTGCGGCGCAAAAACGCCTCATCAACAACGGTTCTTTCCCGGATGAGGATTAATGCCTGGGCGTTGAATAACGCGCTCTCTGCCTGCGTCTCTTTGCTTAAATCGCCCAGCGCAGAACAATGGAATTTATCATTCTGCCGCAGAAAACTGAGCTGCTGCGTGGCAAGCTGATAGTCGTCCGGAATTAACACCTGAATAGCCATTCTGCCCTCTCAATGTTGAATGATGTACCAACCGCTCAGTGCAACACCTGCAGTAATAACCCCTCCAGCCAGCGCACTTTCGGTGAGATATGGCGATGCGGATAGAGTATCGACAGTTTACGCGCGGGAACCGGGTTTTTCGATCAGCCATCCATTATCGATATGGATCCGCATTAATTCGTAGACTTTCGCCGGTTCCATCATCGGCAGAATGGGTGAACCGCCGCTGGATAGATCGATATCAACATCCCCGCCCGCGCGATGCTACAAAATGTCCTGGCCGCATAACGACACAACTCTTTGAGGCCTTAAATGTTTTCCGCTTTACTCTTCAGGAATCCACGCGCTTGCCTGTTGATCCTTATGTTGCTGCTGATGAATATTGCAGCCTGGGGCTGGGCATTTTTCACCTTTGGCGATAGCGCCTCACTCATGGCGGCATGCCTGCTGGCATGGTGCTATGGCTTACGCCATGCGGTGGATGCCGACCACATCGCCGCCATCGATAATGTCACGCGTAAAATGATGCAGCACGGGAAAAGATCGTGCAGCGTCGGCACCTGGTTCTCGCTGGGGCATTCGACGATTGTTATCCTTGCCACCATTGCCATTGCGGCAACCGCCACGGCGTTTAGCCATCATATGGCGTGGCTGCATGAAACCGGCGGCATAATTGGTACCAGCGTGTCGGCTTTTTTTCTGATCGTTATCGCGCTGGTGAATTTACTTATTCTCAGCAATGTCTGGCGCGCTTTCCGGCAATTAAAAAATGGTGACACATCGCTTCCCGAGGGAAATCTTGCCTCTGGCGGAGTGATGAGCTGGATCTTTCACCGCACATTCCGCCTGGTGTCGCAAAGCTGGCATATGTACCTTGTCGGTTTTTTATTCGGCCTGGGGTTTGATACCGCCACTGAAATTGGCGTACTGGGTATTTCCGCCGCCGGCGCGTCAAATGGCATGTCGGTATGGTCTATTCTGGTATTTCCGGCACTCTTTACCAGCGGCATGGCGTTAATCGATACGCTGGATAATATCCTGATGGTCGAAGCCTATGGTTGGGCATTCAACAAACCGCAACGCAAACTCTATTACAATATGACCATTACCGGCACCTCGGTTATTGTCGCGTTATTTATCGGTGGCAGCGAAGCGCTGGGGTTGATCGTGGATAAGCTTGATTTACATGGTAAATTCTGGGATATCATCGCCGTGATGAATGATAACCTGAGTAACGCCGGGTTCTTCGTGGTCGGATTGTTTATTCTCTGCTGGCTACTTTCTGTGCTGAACTATCGGTGGAAAGGTTACGATGCGCTTTTTACGGATCAACAAACACCGCTGTAAACAGAAATAAAGGAAATAATAACAATGGAGAAGTTAATGATGCTGGCGCTGCTGGTCAGCGTTGCGACAGGGTGCACGCCGCTTCACCCCACGGATTGCCTGAAAAAAAGTGCCTTAGAGTCCTGCGCTTATAATCGTTCCGGCAACGTTACCGATACGGATATTTATGGTCAACAAGCGGCCGGAATTAAAAATGCGCTGGATTCTGCCCTCGCCGATCGCCATGCATGGAAAGGCAAAACCTGTACTGTGCATCTCGATTTTAACTATGACGGTAAATTGCAAAATATGGTTATCAGAGGTGGCGATAAAGAGTATTGCGCAGCGCTGGAAGCGGCGGCTAAAAAAGCCGTCTTCCCACCTTTCACCGATCAAAAAGTCTACGATGTGATGAGCTCGGCACGCTGGAATATGCAGGGCTACTAAA
The Kosakonia oryzae genome window above contains:
- a CDS encoding nuclear transport factor 2 family protein, translated to MMTEDLQPQIVQYERQLHRPEIRSQKIAIEKLLHRHFFEIGRSGKRYDRQQVIDSLLAETDRQQIASEEFALTQIESGTLLLTYRTFRQSPSGEKTHRTLRTSLWVRNEDGRWQMIFHQGTPEAD
- a CDS encoding NAD(P)H-dependent oxidoreductase yields the protein MKTLVIVSHPYPEHSHVIKALKETAESMVNVVVRDLEAIYATRDIVFNIAEEQDAYDGVDRVIFMYPTHWFNLTPNLKSYLNEVWSYGWAFGPDGHALKNKEMMVVTSAGAAEQMYSADGLIKSSMADVLAPMKASALYVGMKYLQPLVIYNAVNVSPERMNHLSSELVSHLSA
- a CDS encoding MFS transporter, translating into MPVSLLTPLARDLGITEGTAGQGMTISGVFAVVTSLTVRRLAGGLNRKFLLLALTALMGISAMIVALAPNFAVYMLGRALIGVVIGGFWSMSVATAVRLVHISHVPRALAVFNGGNALATVVAAPLGSYLTAVISWRGAFLCLVPVAMVTFVWQWVSLPSMETGKSRNTGSTIASLLRKKNVAMGMCAAGIFFMGQFTLFTYVRPFLENVTKVNSGAVTLILLMIGIAGVVGTTAIGFVIKNRLYQTLITIPLVMASVAVILIPMGNNVLAVCVLLGVWGVLSTAAPVGWWSWVAHATASDTESGGGLMVATVQFSIALGSTLGGVLFDQFGFQSTFGLSAGILIISAVLTRWASKQKIMR
- a CDS encoding DUF2891 domain-containing protein; this translates as MQLTQHQAEAFARMPLTYLRQEYPNHIMHLLNDDGDVLPPRELHPIFYGCFDWHSAVHGYWLLLRCVRLYPDLACKSEITALFDEHLTQEKVAQEVAYFNAPFRASFERPYGYGWLLALAQELKHSSLPQTQGWHQVLEPLTQDIRVRLMDYLSKLTYPIRVGTHYNTAFALALALDYARALADRPLEQAILDAANRYYLADTNYPAHYEPGGDEYISGALTEALLMSKVTADFPAWFDAFLPDVASVSALMNPAEVSDRTDPKIAHLDGLNLSRAWCMKHIAKALPENHAGQKALNDAVKRHLAASVEHVVGSHYSGGHWLASFALLALE
- a CDS encoding DUF979 domain-containing protein; this translates as MMTLMTINRVYYLIGFVVMLLVIMTLRDRGNPKRFTTALFWFLFGGIFLFGDLMVQELGKSLAYRIIGGGVIVIALLAGFGLVGKGHYKMSTEAERIASSDRLKNWLFLPALMIPLVTVVGTLFLKGVAVGGVYLLDQKQLTLAALCVACVAAILTGWWLTRGTPLHAIRQSRRLVDTIGWAVILPQMLAMLGGVFVVADTGQSVQKVVSLFVNPDNRFMLVVIYCIGMALFTMIMGNAFAAFPVLSAGIALPFLINVHHGNPAPLLAIGMYAGYCGTLMTPMAANFNIVPAALLELKDKYQVIKIQIPTALTLLVVNVFLMYFLVFR
- a CDS encoding DUF969 domain-containing protein is translated as MDGSTLLPLIGIPIVVIGFALRFNPLLVVVVAGLTTGLLVGMDFGTLLETFGEKFVNSRSLATFILILPVIGLLEYYGLKERAQAWVAKIASATSARILMLYFVAREGTAALGLMSLGGHAQTVRPLLAPMAEGAALNEYGELPQHIRDKIKAHAAACDNIAVFFGEDIFIAFGAVLLIDAFLKENGIEGIEPLHIGLWAIPTALSALIIHMTRLLRLDASIRRDVMAWKAEQGAQEIVQ
- a CDS encoding winged helix DNA-binding protein; this encodes MNSKKSATSTTSDDIADGRIVSSRHLVSERCAELSELEYALIMTSNAFNKWMVRCMTAAGEPDMGAFDVSLLHHVNHRNRKKKLADICFVLNVEDTHVVTYALKKLIKAGYVTSEKAGKELFFSTTDEGKALCMKYRDVREACLISIHAESGIPGQSIGETAQLLRTISSLYDTAARTAASL
- a CDS encoding D-2-hydroxyacid dehydrogenase family protein; its protein translation is MAIQVLIPDDYQLATQQLSFLRQNDKFHCSALGDLSKETQAESALFNAQALILIRERTVVDEAFLRRTPNLKLISQTGKLARNVDIDACTRAGVAVVEGVGSPVAPAELTWLLIMASRRKFVSSVNAMKEGRWQTEIGSAVNKQVLGILGYGKIGKRIASYAQAFDMQVQVWGSERAQQEARAAGLRVPENREQFFATSDVITVHQRLVAQTEGNITSADLALMKTDALFVNTSRAELVAGGALYHALRQGRPGYAALDVYEQEPVYDTHNPYLEMPNVLCTPHLGYVETASYELYFKTAFDNVVRFFAGDTSQVINR
- a CDS encoding HoxN/HupN/NixA family nickel/cobalt transporter, with product MFSALLFRNPRACLLILMLLLMNIAAWGWAFFTFGDSASLMAACLLAWCYGLRHAVDADHIAAIDNVTRKMMQHGKRSCSVGTWFSLGHSTIVILATIAIAATATAFSHHMAWLHETGGIIGTSVSAFFLIVIALVNLLILSNVWRAFRQLKNGDTSLPEGNLASGGVMSWIFHRTFRLVSQSWHMYLVGFLFGLGFDTATEIGVLGISAAGASNGMSVWSILVFPALFTSGMALIDTLDNILMVEAYGWAFNKPQRKLYYNMTITGTSVIVALFIGGSEALGLIVDKLDLHGKFWDIIAVMNDNLSNAGFFVVGLFILCWLLSVLNYRWKGYDALFTDQQTPL
- a CDS encoding cell envelope integrity TolA C-terminal domain-containing protein; the protein is MEKLMMLALLVSVATGCTPLHPTDCLKKSALESCAYNRSGNVTDTDIYGQQAAGIKNALDSALADRHAWKGKTCTVHLDFNYDGKLQNMVIRGGDKEYCAALEAAAKKAVFPPFTDQKVYDVMSSARWNMQGY